A section of the Methanosarcina mazei S-6 genome encodes:
- a CDS encoding DUF169 domain-containing protein produces the protein MGNAATLSVEELGKKLTEAGRLQLRPLCVYATDEVPKGAVPSYTVDRCVAKAIYSSALFKETPALYIEAGHEQCCPGGLTWMGLAEPHPKLKYFVTVGTPDFHGGAAEHLKATPELFDEQKERAGKITPHGKYTVIAPCTDEIAPETARAFVLFAGCEQIRNLCGLAQFNNSDPFYRTVIPGGPVCATMIAFPAGMAENAPKDSAFVGPVDPTGNPWLPPDLMIMGIPAELAQQMAACLEESFICKRSRIAYPEKRMEMNLR, from the coding sequence ATGGGGAATGCTGCAACGTTAAGTGTTGAAGAGCTTGGAAAAAAGCTTACAGAAGCCGGCAGGCTGCAACTGCGTCCTCTCTGTGTTTATGCCACGGATGAGGTCCCGAAAGGTGCAGTCCCATCGTATACTGTAGACCGCTGTGTGGCAAAGGCGATCTATTCCTCCGCCCTCTTTAAAGAGACACCTGCCCTCTATATTGAAGCAGGACACGAACAGTGCTGCCCTGGCGGGCTTACGTGGATGGGACTGGCTGAACCTCATCCAAAGCTGAAATATTTCGTAACTGTGGGCACTCCTGACTTCCACGGCGGTGCAGCCGAACACTTAAAAGCAACCCCGGAATTGTTCGATGAGCAGAAAGAACGTGCAGGAAAAATTACTCCCCACGGCAAATACACAGTCATTGCGCCGTGTACCGATGAAATCGCACCTGAAACTGCCAGGGCCTTTGTCCTGTTTGCAGGCTGCGAGCAGATCAGAAACCTCTGCGGGCTGGCTCAATTCAATAACTCCGACCCCTTTTACAGGACAGTAATACCCGGAGGACCTGTCTGTGCCACGATGATCGCTTTTCCGGCTGGAATGGCAGAAAATGCGCCAAAAGATTCCGCTTTTGTCGGGCCTGTCGACCCAACGGGAAATCCATGGCTTCCACCTGATCTGATGATTATGGGCATCCCTGCAGAGCTTGCGCAGCAGATGGCTGCCTGTCTGGAGGAATCCTTTATCTGCAAACGGAGCAGGATAGCTTATCCCGAAAAACGTATGGAAATGAATTTAAGATAA